In the Ranitomeya imitator isolate aRanImi1 chromosome 2, aRanImi1.pri, whole genome shotgun sequence genome, tggaaacagaaatcctaaattcgctggattccctggacttttataactactataactacagacttttaccgcaagaGGTATGTATAATGCTACAGCttagcagatgttgcgcttcaacggggataaacgctggagcgtggtcgattgttcctttatggagagtagggtaggccagagagcctcaggtacacagctgtagcgtggcccaattaattaatccttttacagatcgagctgtagcatggttgactgccccgtttatgccagtagtaacatatatagttattagatcaatggtcaaaacattgttttgtaagcacgtgtatttattgtacgtttgttttctttttagaaagtatgctcacttccggtgagagttctgtcgttgctgctgccctgttgtttgaggcagcacgtctccaagaggagagacgtcctaaacgaaaacgtcgcatgtggacccggagctggctgcagaaaagatccacattgtcacacatggatcTCATACGAGAGTTACGtgataataaccctcatgatttccgaaactaccttaggatgtcagaggaatccttcaagataatactgtctgctgtaacgccactcatacaaaggcgtgatacgccgatgcgtgcagccgtgcctgtggatgaaaggttggcggtgacactgccttcctggctacaggaaggtctcttcaggatttgcagttttccgcagctgtttccagacatttcctgagcgttgtgattgcggagacatgcgaggccattgtgcagagcttaaggcattatatcgaggtactactatttttttgggctgctgtgttatgtcgatatattatactagcaatttaacccgttctacgccctggtggcgcgcatttctattggtatatgttctccatcctatcatgtactgctcccatcctgcgcccccattctgacatgtgctgctgcgatcctgcgccatgctgcgcctccattctgacatgtgctgctaccattttgcggctccattctgatatgtgctgctccaaccctgcgccaccattcttttatttgctgctcccaacgttattttattgattatattatttcgatatattgtttagcaccccctctcagtcagtgaagccatctgataaaatggctgcctgcaaactcagggttgttgactttgttatactaatccatactgcgcgtcaatcactctaggatgtccacatgagagtgtatgtgcacaacaatatattttacctaatttgtacatgtttccttctcatcttgcagtttcccaagacggcggatgactggaagaagattgcttccgatttttatcagctgtggcagtttccaaactgcggtggtgcattagatggaaagcatgtgcgcatcacgcaaccagccaactctggatccttttttttcaactacaaaggatatttcagtgtgatcctcatggcccttgtcaatgcgaactatgagtttgtcgatgtggatgttggcatgaatggtcgagtctccgatggtggtgtttttgaacacacttcatttggggaaagcttgaggaacaatcaactgcagttgccactaaatgaagacacaaaagcaaacctcaattttgttttcattgcagattaagctttccctcttcatccacatctgctgaagccatttgcgcagCGAACACTCACAGCGGAGCGCAGAATATATAATTACCGGTTGTCTAGGGCCcgccgtgtggttgaaaatgcctttgggattatggcgaatcggtttagagtgttccacacagctatcaacttgaagctgccgtctatagactttgtggttttggcatgctgtgtgctccataatttcctgagacatcATGATaccagctcctattctcctccttcatttattgatgcagtggacgcaagaaccggagatattgtgcccggggaatggcgtacacaacctgataatttaacagctcttcaagcactgggatctggcagacaggcagacgatgcaagggactgtcgagaaaaatactgtcagtactttaatggttctggagctgtaccctggcaggatcacgcCGTATAACAAAAATTTTTCTTTTTGGTTTGCCGTTTACTCAACAATATGCATGTTATGCTTTCGTGTCCACAATGTAATTTTGCGAGTCGGTCACtgtcttttgtgtaataaaattaaattgtattttttacTCCCGTTATTCTTGGTTGTTCATTTTAGATAAAGTGGTTAACTCATATGACGTCCTATGCCGTCAAGGTGTCCTGTGACTCATTAATacccattgacgggatagtacgttatagcgatcggtctatattgcattccaaagtcaaatggcgacttccttccattccaacctctgtcatgcacccaaacaatggtgtaCCCACACACAATCgtattttcaatcatataaacctctctaaatgactttaaatgagatgagaTGCCTAAAAAATGGTGTAGTAAACCCTTATAGCTCCATAAACATTAAAGAAtgcgaatattttttttttgggtaaaAATTTCTTTGTATTTAACAATTAACCTACAAAATATTACATAacaaaaaaccaaaaaaaataatttatctccttccacggcccaacaggtgtcgcagcgtcacgccctgctgctctgcttgagcctggaggagcgctgctgtctgctgcaggagcgctgctgtccgctccaggcgcagttGCCTTGCCAGGAGCTCTCTCACgctgggcggttctgtggatagaagaggttggagaacagacggtgattccgctgaaaatacatctcgacctctggggcaggaccaaattgaGTGTGTTGTAATTTTCAATTTGGTCCGGACCCACAGGGCgatgttttttttattaaattttacagttttagttgtcaattgtgacatcccgcagataaccactcgtattatcttaatacttgcggagaagggacgccggttcttcattgccagaaccagagctgcttatTTGCCATCCCtgagatctggccactgctgcagcagctaaaaggaaataataacagatctggttaactatggaacacgccgttgggaagcgctcgctgttttggtcacttacgtatggtagcttctggggagaaggccgccgacccgggggaggaagatgagtggctgaagggaggtgttgagggtggtgttggGGTGCGAGGCCGCCTGGTCTCAAAAGATGTTGGAGGCGTGGTAGGGCGCCTGCTCCTTAATGCGCctataatgtatacaatatttctgcTACTCTCTTATGTCACCTATGCAGTAATAAAATAGCAATGAATGATGGTACACTTACGTGAggtcccgggctgtgggctgccgctggtggcggaCGAAGGAGAGCTGGTCTCAATGGCAGGTGCCTGTTGCCGACgccttctctctacacataaatgaaaAAAACCCAATGGTTAGACATTCCTATACTGCATGTTCAAAACCAAGTGCAAAGCAAAGGGAATCATTGCAACCAATACGGTTCCTGCTTTAATTTGTCCAAAAATTTTAAGGGAATGAACGCTGTGTTCTGAGCATTTGGACAAGTTGTTACAGAGAAGCTTGTcttttatatgtgtagtacagttTGTGCTCCATATTGTGTGCTCCGTCTGATGTGTACGTCGTACTGTGTGCGGCACGTTGTGTACGTCGtagtgtgtgcggcgctgtgtgtgctccgtaTTGTGTGCGGCACGGTGTGTATGCCGTAGTACTACAAGCGCATCACGGCTGCGCGCGTCTACTGATTACCTGCCATTATTTCCCCTCCGGGCAGTGCACGCAggataatgtatacaatatttacgCTACACTGTTATGTCACCTATGCTGTAATTAGATTAATATGAGTGACGGTACACTTACGTGAggtcccgggctgtgggctgcTGCTGTTGGTGGACGAAGGAGATCTGGCGGCAATGgcaggtgtgtgttgccggcgccttctctctacacataaaagaaaaaaaagcaatgtttttaaaacaaagaacagggattccagagcccaaaaaaaaaaaaaaaaaaaaaatgcgcgcagggttgccaacctcctccaaaaagcgtgcatcgcccaattcccccatactggtacttgcctcgccttgtctccgcaCGCAGCTCTGCCAGAAGGTGTGGATTTTTGTGGCGGAGGTCGGCCCATTTCTTCCGCAGCTGCTGCGCACTGcggcggacgccaaacctcctATCCAGCATTTGCACAATGCGACGCAGCACCTCCTGCTTGTGTAGGTTCGGGTGGGCTGGGCGAGTCTCCTGGCACTCATAACACAGGGCATCCATGTGATGTACAAAAAACCGGAGCTCGGTCTGCCCCAGAGGTGCAGATCTTTGTCTTCCAGCCATTTTAGGTGAAATGACGCTATAAAGCAacgcctaaccacgcccagaggaggtccttaaCTATGCAGTTCTCccgcgcgatccgcatcgctatagcgttgccgtttatggacagcgtcacatttgtgacggctgagcgctacagaaggaacgcacatagtaaatgccgttcgaaggatgtagatataacgccggagcggcacgtaatgtgCGCTCGTGgtatatgacggcgtgatgacgttacagcgttccggcgtgcctgcgctaccTTGCTTTGCTTCCCTGAcatcctgaaaatggctgccaggcgacgtgatcctcctatgggcatcccagagctaaaGTTCCTGATTAGCACTATGGATGGGATGCAGTACGAAACcactgggctggtgctgcaccgcaaccagcacaaggatgaagtggtgcatgtggtgtctgagggcctcatgaagcagtttgggataactcgcagtaaggcccagattgttaaaaaatggggcgatctgaagtccaaaagcccagcgcgcctgcaggagcttcgccgcgAGATCCGCAGAGGTGAGTACCCAGGTACCCTAAAGTATTGCATGCCGAAGGGTTAATTaggtgtgtatgtggtgtgtatgtggcacagctatgtggcagttggaacgttgcagagccactatgtggcacagctatgtggcagtttgaacgttgcagagcaactatgtggcacagctatgtggcagtttgaatgttgcagagccactatgtggcacagctatgtggcacttgaaacgttgcagagccactatgtggcacagctatgtggcagtttgaacgttgcagagccactatgtggcacagctatgtggcacttGAAACGTTGCAGAGcccctatgtggcacagctatgtggcagtttgaacgttgcagagccactatgtggcacagctatgtggcagtttgaacattgcagagccactatgtggcacagctatgtggcacttgaaacgttgcagagccactatgaggcacagctatgtggcagtttgaatgttgcagagccactatgtggcacagctatgtggcacttgaaacgttgcagagccactatgtggcacagctatgtggcagtttgaacgttgcagagccactatgtggcacagctatgtggcagtttgaacgttgcagagccactatgtggcacagctatgtggcacttgaaacgttgcagagccactatgtggcacagctatgtggcagtttgaacgttgcagagccactatgtggcacagctatgtggcagtttgaacgttgcagagccactatgtggcacagctatgtggcacttgaaacgttgcagagccactatgtggcacagctatgtggcacttgaaacgttgcagagccactatgtggcacagctatgtggcagtttgaacgttgcagagccactatgtggcacagctatgtggcagtttgaacgttgcagagccactatgtggcacagctatgtggcacttgaaacgttgcagagccactatgtggcacagctatgtggcagtttgaacgttgcagagccactatgtggcacagctatgtggcagtttgaacgttgcagagccactatgtggcacagctatgtggcacttgaaacgttgcagagccactatgtggcacagctatgtggcacttgaaacgttgcagagccactatgtggcacagctatgtggcagtttgaacgttgcagagccactatgtggcacagctatgtggcagtttgaacgttgcagagccactatgtggcacagctatgtggcagtttgaacgttgcagagccactatgtggcacagctatgtggcacttgaaacgttgcagagccactatgtggcacagctatgtggcacttgaaatgttgcagagccactatgtggcacagctatgtggcagtttgaacgttgcagagccactatgtggcacagctatgtggcagtttgaacgttgcagagccactatgtggcacagctatgtggcagtttgaacgttgcagagccactatgtggcacagctatgtggcacttgaaacgttgcagagccactatgtggcacagctatgtggcagtttgaacgttgcagagccactatgtggcacagctatgtggcagtttgaacgttgcagagccactatgtgtcacagctatgtggcagtttgaacgttgcaaagccactatgtggcacagctatgtggcacttgaaacgttgcagagccactatgtggcacagctatgtggcacttgaaacgttgcagagccactatgtggcacagctatgtggcagtttgaacgttgcagagccactatgtggcacttgaaacgttgcagagccactatgtggcacagctatgtggcacttgaaacgttgcagagccactatgtggcacagctatgtggcagtttgaacgttgcagagccactatgtggcacagctatgtggcagtttgaacgttgcagagccactatgtggcacagctatgtggcagtttgaacgttgcagagccactatgtggcacagctatgtggcacttgaaacgttgcagagccactatgtggcacagctatgtggcagtttgaacgttgcagagccactatgtggcacagctatgtggcagttggaacggtgcagagcactatgtggcacagctatctgCTGAccgaccttttttttttccttcacagaggcaaagacacagcgccgccgccacgaggcatcacacaccgcctctgctGTCCCAGTGCCCTCAGGTTCAacgcctccagatcctagtaggttcccacaataatgtgatttggatttggttgcaggtcccctattcaccaccccacccccccccccccccccgcagccagtgttgccatatttgctgacagacctttttttttccttcacagaggcaaagacacagcgccgccgccacgaggcatcacacaccgcctctgctGTCCCAGTGCCCTCAAGTTCAacgcctccagatcctagtaggttcccacaataatgtgatttggatttgtttgcaggtcccctcttcaccaaccaccccccccccccagcagccagtgttgccatatttgctgacagacctttttttttccttcacagaggcaaagacacagcgccgccgccgacagcacgaggcattcgacACAGACTCCGACTCAGAAACCAAAGTGCCCTACGTGTCAATGCCACCAcaccctagtaggttcccacaataatgttattttgatttggttgcaggtatgcctcccccccccccgcagccATTGTtgccatgggcagcacggtggcacagtggttagcacagcagccttgcagcgctggggtcctgggttataATCCCACCccgaacaacatctgcaaagagtttttatgttctctccgtttttgcgtgggtttcctacgggcactccggtttcctcccacatttaaaagacatattgatagggattcaagattgtgagccccatcggggacagcgatgataatgtgtgcaaaactgttaagcgctgcggattatgttagcgatatataaaaataaagattatttatttatgaatGCTGACAGCACCTTTTTTTCCATTcaaagaggcaaagacacagcgccgccaccACGAGGCATCCCAGTCAGCGCAGTACTGGCCCCCTGATGCTCTTCCGGGCTTCTCTCCTTCAGAGAATATGTCCCCAGATGAGGTCTTGCCACGTAAGTTTTTCCAACACGCTTAAGATTGTCACTCACTGCCTCTCTCTATGTAACCCTGTACAGCAAGGGCCATTTCAGAGCCTTCCGCCGCCTCAGATGTTTCATTCATCCTAAACGCTATTATGGGGATGTGATCACAGCCCACTATCGGGATAATACTGTGGTATTAATGTTAGGTTTTTATGCTTTCTCACCAACagcagccggcagtgtgaccatcctCGATCTAAAAACCAGGATTGAAAGGCTGTGCGAGACTGTGGCAcagattcaggagcagcagaatgtggCAATCGGAGAGTTGCAGAAGATTAGGGacatgtgccaacagttggaggcggGACAATAATAATTACTATTCCCGGTTTAAAAAATGTTAtgttgttaaataaaaaaaatatagttaaactttgattcaatttttttttttttgttaaatttacaTTACTTTGTTACGTGAATttctgccctcatacagtgctgtggacccattttgtctctgtgatcgagacacaccaatcaagcAGTCGAGATTGAATTTCAAGGAAAAGGTTTTATTAAACACATTAgattaacaagacaataaaaaaaacaaataatgtaaaataaataataaaatcacaAATCGTGATACGACGAATCTTCAGTTTGATAACttgggtgcctgatgggcgaagccatatgagaaggtattggcgtgtaggagttagggggtggctggccgaagtgggaaacgggaacattgtgtcgcattggtgtctgaGACTGTGACCAACCATTATAATATGAGGGTATTATACCCTCTGCAATcccgctgcattggccgggaagagaccaaacgagTGTGCTCCTCCAAAttgccatctgtacccttgttcaCAGCTTCCAAAATTAGACGCTCCGTTAGTGTTCTTTGcctgtcgtccattttggccagtttgtcaactatatagtgtccaaaaccctgcaacgcagggctgACATTGTTTGTTAACGCCTGTTTTGCCAGGCTCACCAGTTCAAGTgagacgtctgaggtggctttccgtttccttgatccttgcctccattgagtcctggcaggtgcagcctccacaaaTTCAGTCGTCGAGCAGTCctgtgcacagtcctgtgtactgtcctgtgcactgtcctcctgGGGAGAATAAAAAATTAAGTTATTAACCCGGAAACAAAAAGTCTtaacaccataaccgcatccaaactatatattcgtatttTAAGGAAAAACAGTTTGTAATAGATTTTTAGCTTAGTAATATTATTTAACATTCCCATTTATTtattactttgaactacactgttctgactgctaggggaacctgatgaatattttattgtcgaaatagtctcaacaagaataCTTATCTGCAGctggaagcgatactattttctatattgcttagatggtatggtttagaaagGTCGCCATTTCATACTTATGATGTTcgccatataatactttactgagacagggttacttatgtgtacatgatTTTGTAATAACTTCTAATTGAtgggataatcagaagtataaaacataaaatgcagataaattatatgtaattataggacacattggtgaactgtcGTGCAAAGcggtacttacttgttgcccttgtgagtccTGCTCGGCGAGGTTCTCCGATACagtttgttccacaggtgccaacaagtgAAAACACGTGgatgtccgtggcacctcttggtccctcagaaaattcataTGTTCGAAATACCAAAGCTTAGGCACgtaaacatcttcggtggaagctccggactttgtagtgtgaagaaccttgttaagctccttcctccacaccgtgcgtagcgcctgaattttcttcttgATTACCGCTTCGTTTGCTTCCTCTTCTGGTGCATGGCGATTGTACAACTCAATGAGCTTTGAATAACCCtccttcctcttttccctgttacaatactctggagatttgatcttccagaggcagggaaaagactggtagatTTCTATGAAATCCCTGATAAATTCCAcgcgatttgacatctgaaaaataattataaaaaaatgtTACGCGTTTGACAAAGAGTTCATTAAACACTACTTTTACCAGTGTACCAAACGCttcacaacagcagccacacaaagtgctcatgccgaccatacattgttccatctgccacgccctaggccaccataacccaaaacagtgtaccacccgcttcactacagcagccgcacaatgccctcataccgaccatacattgttccatctgccacgccctaggccaccataacccaaaacagtgtaccacccgcttcactacagcagccacacaaagccctcataccgaccatacattgttccatctgccacgccctaggccaccataacccaaaacagtgtaccacccgcttcactacagcagccgcacaatgccctcataccgaccatacattgttccatctgccacgccctaggccaccataacccaaaacagtgtaccgcccgcttcactacagcagccgcactaaacgctcatgccgaccatacattgtaccatctgccacgctgtagcccacagtcacaaccagtcacaacagcgtaccatcggcttcgcttcagcggcggaacgaagtgctcatgccgaccatacagcgttccatctgccacgctctcgcccaccagtcacaacagcgtaccatccgcttcgcttcagcggcggaacgaagcgatcatgccgaccaaacagcgttccatctaccacgctctagcccaccagtcacaaccagtcacaacagcgtaccatccgcttcgctacagcagccTCACAAAGCGCTCATGACGacaatacattgttccatctgccacgctgtagcccaccagtcacaacagcgtaccatccgcatcgcttcagcggcggaacgaagcgctcatgccgaccgtacagcgttccatccactatgcccaagcggtttaacatacctcgaagctgcggtgcaaagcgtggaatattctgtgaaatactaAATCCGACATCcaggtccaggtccaccaagtgtccaagtacaaagtgaagaaaggaaattttgaaacctgTGAGGTGGCTtttggaacaatagcgctcaggtgacaaattttccaaccaattgtgtgcacagaacctgtggcctatcagcacattagctagcagctcaacacgcccctagtgaacaacatcacgcacagattatgcaaaatgtgctctgaatcgtcttgtgtgacatgaccggtacgactgtcccatacgacttctacatcgcaaatacgttatGAAAttgtcgctccagcgccgtgcatcgtgaagtgtgacctcagtctacgatgttggagcgataattaGGTGAAGatgtaacgtcacgaatcgtgccatcgtagcgatcaaaattgcactgtgtgacggtaccctaagattgacctccgaggggcatataatcttgttcgtattaaacagggtgacgaatggaaaactgcatttaatacgcccgaaggccattttgaataccttgtgatgccattcgggctctctaatgctccatctgtgttccagtctttcatgcatgatattttccgcaattatcttgataaattcttggtcgtatatttggatgatattttgattttttccgatgattgggagtctcatgtgaagcaggtcaggatggtgttccagatccttcgtgataatgctttgtttgtgaaggggtctaagtgcctattcggagttcagaaggtctcttttttgggttttactttttctccctcgtctatagaaatggatcctgttaaggtccaagctattcatgactggatccaacccacatctgtgaagggccttcaaaaatttttgggctttgctaatttctatcgccgtttcattgccaacttttcatgtgtggttaagccccttactgatttgacgaagaaaggcgctgatatgaCGAATtgttcctctgaggctgttgaggcctttcaggagcttaaacgccgatttacttctgcccctgtgttgcgtcagccggatgtttctcttccttttcaggttgaggtcgacacttctgagattggggcaggggccgttttgtctcagaaggagtctgatggttctttgatgaaaccgcgttgtggtcctgaccgatcataagaatctgatttacctcgagtcggccaagcggctgaatcctagacaggcccgatggtccctgtttttctcccgttttgattttgtggtctcgtatcttccgggatctaagaatgttaaggctgatgccctctctaggagtttttcgcctgattctcctggagtccttgagccggttggcattcttaaggagggggtgattctttctgctatctcccctgatttgcggcgggtgcttcaggaatttcaggctgataggcctgaccgctgttcagtggggaagctgtttgttcctgatagatggacaagtaaggttatttctgaggttcattgttcagtgttggctggtcatcctgggatttttggtaccagagatttggttgctaggtccttttggtggccttccttgtcgcgcgatgtgcgtgcttttgtgcagtcctgtgggacttgcgcccgggccaagccttgctgttcccgcgctagtgggttgcttttgcctttgcccgtcccggagaggccttggacgcatatttccatggattttatttcggatcttcctgtttcccagaagatgtctgttatctgggttgtttgtgaccggttctctaaaatggtccatctggtacctttgcctaagttgccttcctcctcagatctggttccattattttttcagcatgtggttcgtttgcatggcattccggggaatattgtctctgacagaggttctcagtttgtctctagattttggcgggccttttgtgctaggatgggcattgatttgtctttttcttcggcgtttcatcctcagactaatggccaaactgagcgaactaatcagaccttggagacctatttgagatgctttgtgtctgctgatcaggatgattgggtgtctttcttgccgttggccgagtttgcccttaataatcgggctagttcggctactttggtttcacctttcttttgtaattttggttttcatcctcgtttttcttctgggcaggttgagccttctgattgtcctggtgttgattctgtggtggacaggtggcagcagatttggactcatgtggtggacaatttgacgttgtctcaggaaagggctcaacggtttgctaaccgccgtcggtgtgttggtccc is a window encoding:
- the LOC138666347 gene encoding anion exchange protein 3-like → MAARRRDPPMGIPELKFLISTMDGMHKAQIVKKWGDLKSKSPARLQELRREIRREAKTQRRRHEASHTASAVPVPSGSTPPDPKAKTQRRRHEASHTASAVPVPSSSTPPDPKAKTQRRRRQHEAFDTDSDSETKVPYVSMPPHPKAKTQRRHHEASQSAQYWPPDALPGFSPSENMSPDEVLPPAGSVTILDLKTRIERLCETVAQIQEQQNVAIGELQKIRDMCQQLEAGQ